Below is a genomic region from Kiloniellales bacterium.
GACCCGGAGATCGGCGTGGCGCTGCGCGGCTGGAACGACAAGACGGGCATCGCGCTGCACGACGTGACCATTAAGGACCTGCGGGTCTGGAACCTGCCGACCAACGTGCGCGACTGGGGCGGCACCCGCTACAACGGCAACTCGATCTTTGTCTTCGAGGCCGCCGACCTCTGCATCGGCCACCTGGGCCACCTGCACCACCTCTTGACCGACGAGCACCTGGGCGAGCTCGGCCTGATCGACGTGCTGCTGGCACCGGCCGACGGCATCTGGACCATGGGCCACGAACGCATGGCCCAGGTGATCGCCCAGATCAGGCCTTCGGTCGTGATTCCCATGCACTACTTCAACGCCGAGACGCTCGGCCGTTTCCTGAGTGCGATGGAGCCGCGTTACTCCGTGGTGGTCAGCGAGACCCCGACGGTCACCTTTTCCCGCCTCAACCTGCCCTTCAACCAGGTCCTTGTGCTGCCGGGCGGGTAGGGATGCAAGCCGTCACCATCATCCTTCGACAAGCTCAGGATGAGGGAGCAACTGGGGCCGGAAAGAGACACCCTCACCCTGAGCCTGTCGAAGGGTGACGGTGATCAAGGGCTCAAGACGATGGCAGACGCAACCTAAGCCACCGGCCGCGCGCCGCAGATCGTGACCCGGTGGCCGGAGCGGGTCTCGGGCCAGTAGTCCCAGAGCGCCAGGTGCTGGACGCAGCGGTTGTCCCAGAGCGCAGCCGAACCGGCGCGCCAGCGGAACCGGCACTGAAAGCGCGGCTGGTCCAGGTGGCGGAACAGGAAATCCAGGACGGCCCGGCTCTCCGCCGGCTCGAGGCCGAGGATCTTCTCCGTGAAGTTCTCGTTGACGAAGAGCGCCTGCCGGCCCGTCACCGGGTGGCGGCAGACCACGGGATGCACCGATTCGGGATAGCGCCCGTCGCGGGTCTCGGCCTCGGCGGTGCCGAAGTAGTCGCGGTAGCTGAGCCGCCCCGAATGCACCGCCGACAGGCCGGAAAGAAAGTCACGCAGGGGCGCCGACAGTGCCTCGAAGGCGGCGTACATGTTGGCGAAGAGCGTATCGCCGCCGCTCTCCGGCACCTCGTGCAGGTGGAGAATGCTGGCCGCCGGCGGTTCCGCGTCGCAGGAGACGTCGGAATGCCAGCAGCGCCCGGCCTGGTGCTTCGAGTGCGCGTCGTTGTGGATCCTGATGATGCCTGGGTGTCCCTCGAGGTCGCCCTGGGGATGGATGTGCAGTTCGCCGAAGCGGCGGCCGAGCGCCTGCAGCCCCTCGACGCTCAAGTCCTGATCGCGGAAGAACAGCACGAGGTGATCCATCCAGGCCTGGTGCAGCACCCGGAAGGTCGCCTCGTCCAGGGGCCTGGTCAGGTCGACGCCAGCGACCTCGGCGCCGATCGCCGGCGAGACCGGGGTGACTTGGATGTCGCTCATCGCGGACTCCTGATAGACGGCCCATTCTGCGCCAAAAGCGGATGACCGCAAACAAGCGCGATAGCGCCCTGCGTTTCACGCATGACGCGGGCACTGTATGCTGTTGCCATCAGTCAGGCAGGATACGGGGGGACAGCACCATGAAGATCGCGGTCGTGGGCGCCGGCGCCATGGGATCGATTTATGCCGGCCTCTTGGCCGACGCCGGGCACGAGGTCTGGGCCGTCGACCTCTGGCGCGAGCATCTGGAGGCGATCGCGCGAGACGGCCTGCGCGTCGAGGGCGCGAGCGGCGACCGGGTGGTGAAGGGCATCAAGACTGCGGAAGACCCGGCCGCGGCGGGGCCCTGCGATCTCTACATCATCGCGACCAAGGCCTCTGGCGTCGGGCCGGCGGCGCGCGCCATCGCGCCGGTCCTGGGGCCGAGATCGCTGGTGCTGACGATCCAGAATGGGCTGGGCGCCGGCGAGCGGATCGCCGAACACATGGCGACGGAAAACGTCCTGCTCGGCGTGGCCCAAGGCTTCGGGGCCTCGATGAAGGGCCCGGGCCACGCCCACCACAACGGCATGAGCCTGATCCGCATCGGCGAGATCGGCGGCGGCATGACCGAGCGTCTTCAGTCGCTGGAGAGCGTCTGGGCCGGGGCCG
It encodes:
- a CDS encoding MBL fold metallo-hydrolase; translation: MKPATLHAAAALFLFGAAEVSAKCLPIAGTQPRMIPAAATEAALPEEGSVRLTFLGHSSFHIETAQGVSAVTDFNGYLVPEELPDIVTMNNAHDTHYSDYIDPEIGVALRGWNDKTGIALHDVTIKDLRVWNLPTNVRDWGGTRYNGNSIFVFEAADLCIGHLGHLHHLLTDEHLGELGLIDVLLAPADGIWTMGHERMAQVIAQIRPSVVIPMHYFNAETLGRFLSAMEPRYSVVVSETPTVTFSRLNLPFNQVLVLPGG
- a CDS encoding TauD/TfdA family dioxygenase, giving the protein MSDIQVTPVSPAIGAEVAGVDLTRPLDEATFRVLHQAWMDHLVLFFRDQDLSVEGLQALGRRFGELHIHPQGDLEGHPGIIRIHNDAHSKHQAGRCWHSDVSCDAEPPAASILHLHEVPESGGDTLFANMYAAFEALSAPLRDFLSGLSAVHSGRLSYRDYFGTAEAETRDGRYPESVHPVVCRHPVTGRQALFVNENFTEKILGLEPAESRAVLDFLFRHLDQPRFQCRFRWRAGSAALWDNRCVQHLALWDYWPETRSGHRVTICGARPVA
- a CDS encoding 2-dehydropantoate 2-reductase; translated protein: MKIAVVGAGAMGSIYAGLLADAGHEVWAVDLWREHLEAIARDGLRVEGASGDRVVKGIKTAEDPAAAGPCDLYIIATKASGVGPAARAIAPVLGPRSLVLTIQNGLGAGERIAEHMATENVLLGVAQGFGASMKGPGHAHHNGMSLIRIGEIGGGMTERLQSLESVWAGAGFEVKAFENIEQLIWEKFVCNVTFSAPCAVFEGTIGEIMADAGAWDIARRAGIEAYAVGRAKGVDFSFDDAAAYVTVFGAKMPNARPSLYLDHLARRPSEIDAINGMVPVLGRQLNIPTPVNETLSAIVRFRERRFSERGAAAE